The stretch of DNA ACGaagcaaaacaaaaatatatgcaAAAGTGAATCATTATAATAGTAATTTAAATTCAGTGCATCGATGACTGTAAACTACAAATAAAGTCACCAAAATGAAAAACTACAAATAAATATCTCAAAAGTCATTATGACAGTGAACAATTAAAGAGTATTCAGATTCCAACATTGAAAATTCAAATCATTAGTGGCCGCACATCATCTTGCATGGGATGAGGTTGGTGCACTTCTCAAAGAATCCAAATCTGCAGCTATTTCAAGTGGAAAATTACCTCCTTGTTGCTGGATTATGTATCTTAACAAATTTTCCATTGTCTGCATTTTTGCCTTCTCCTCTGCTGCTTCTGCCTCCATTCTTTGTCTCTTTGCCTTTTACTCTGCTGCTACTACCTTGAGTTCTGCTGCCTCTGCCTTAAGTTTTACAATCTTCATCTGATACTCCTTAATCTGTACACCGTAGTCAGACTGTTGTAGAATGTTACGAAAACACTGACTGAGACATGGACCAAAACCGAGTCCACAAACTCTTCCTAGGTGCTCCTTTCCAAACACTTGTGCAAGGGAATCATTCTGTGAAAATTCCTTGCTGGAGGGGTCTTGGCTCTCAATATGTTCAATTGCTTTCTGCAAACATGTGAGATCTGGATTTacactaatttaaattcaatggTAGTAATTGCaaagagaaatttgaaaaagtaaaaaacatgATTTACCCCAACTAGACGCGTATCTTCATTCATATACGAACCATTCTTTTTTTATGACTCATGGTCCATCCCTCTCCTCTACCAATAGGCCTTCCCTGTCGTTGCTCATATAACAATCATATAACAAACAACACTATATTACCAGAAACACGTCAACATTCTAGAactgaatttaaattaattacttcTTCATGTCTCTTTCTTCCCATCGTTTTAGAACCTTCGGTATGTGTGTACAGTTGCTTTGAATGATTAATGGCATTTTTCTACACTTCTCCTACACACAAAATGACAAACATAAATGTTATCGGGATAAATTACTGCACTGTTAATGGTTTTATAAGTAAGCCATGTACAACTTCAGGAAACACAATAAAGGATAAGGTGATGAACTTTTAGGTCGTAGTTTTTCCACTATCACAATAAATTCAGCATATTTAGTAATAATTCATGacgatttaaaatcaaatacaatGAAATATCATCTAAATATTTGTTACCTGTGTGTCCTCGTCCAACCGATATTGAATAAACTTTTTCCAGTGATTTGCCTCTATTCCTGGTGGCTTACGCTTGATATTTTGCTCAAAAGTTAGTTCTTCGTCATAAACCTTATGGAACAAATGATTTCTTGCATTCTTCCAGGATCTTCCTATTCTTTGTACAATTCCTTGCTTTATCCTCCCTCTTCCATTGTCCTCATAGTGGAAGACTCGCTACAAGTAGTTCAGATCATAAGATAACACAATAAAGATGATAACGATATTGACATCAGTGCTTTCACACCGTCATTGTAACCATTAACTTTAACTCCAAATCTATTCTACATCATAGAAATTTATACACGATTCATCAactcaacacacaaacaaaTATGATTGAGAACTTTCCACCATGAAAACTTTATCCTAAAGGCTAAGTTTAAAATGCAAGTTTCACAACCAATATAACCATATAAAGAGCTAGAATCACATCCAATATAAGCATGCCTAATCACCTTCAAGATATGAACTGAATCTCCCTTGCTGGACCAGTTTAGTAGTGATCAAGTATATATATCACTTCATTAAATAATGATTTTAGTTACTAATACAATCTGTTAGAACCTTTTGGCAAAGGAACCCATCAAATCCTATTAAAGGAATCAGGCTGAATCTCTTCTACAATAGCTTTCTACAGGCAAGGACAACAAAAACAAAGTTGAAAGGTGAAGGGGTTTTTGGTAGGGAGGTTTGATGAGGAGCAGACCAATATAGTAAGATAAAGaaaacatataataattaacCACCTCAAACAGACTTAAATATTATCAAAAGACACATCATTAGACATGAAGGATTCTCGGCAACAAAATTCAAAGAAGTGAACAAAAAGAAACCCAACACTCACTATCCTTTTCTAGTTTACcagactaaaacaaaaaaaatagaaaaccaaagaGATCCACCTACTAACGGAGAGTAGCCGCACAAAAAAACAGCATCCCCAGAGCTaggaaataattaaataatctctcaacaaaaaattaaaaccacaaaacatttaaaattttaaagttaggAAGGTAACAGAATCAACTTGTGCAAATGTGTtccaaatttattttcttctgaCATTTTCATTAACCGAAAGTCATAAATAATAGCTCGTCACTTTCTAATTGAGGACAATAGGAGCAGCTTTAACATTCTCATGAGGTTTATAagttttatcattattattgttattattattataacaatTATTAGTTACATTGCTATACACGAAAGACCGGATTAATTGGGGACTAAGCTATATAATAACGTAGTGCAATTTACACTATACAAAAAAGTCCTTAGAAATTTATCGATATTCTATAAAAATCTGTATGGTCGATATCATGTGTGTGCGTCTTAATCTTTCCTTGTATTGTTcatttaatagataaaaaaaagcaTTTTAAACCAAGCATTGGTAACGCCTTACtttatcaaacaaaaaaataaacattaccTTAACCTGGTCAAACGCATGCTCCTTGGAAGTCTTGCTCATTGCCTTCCAACTTTTTTCACAAATTGGTAACTGTTGAAAATCAGACCCCAATGTCCCCAAGAACCTGCTCAATAGGCCCGCTGCCTGACCAACTTGTTGCAACTCTCCGTTATGGTTTAGTACAATCTTCTTTCCAAGAAGAAGTGCTAATGCCTCCTTAATAGTCAGCTCCATACAAGAAGTCACATCATTTTCTAACAGAGGGAACAAACTTTAAATGTTAGTTTACTAAGAGAATTAGAATGCACGGAGAAGAGTAATTACACTTTCTAagaaacaagcatcaaaatAATACCTATGACATCAACAACCTAATAATCGGTGTCCTTTTTTGTTGTTGGCATTGCCTTGACGTTCAACTTCATGTGCGGCAAATAAATCGTCAACATGGTCATCGAACGACTCGACCTCATCCGCCTCCGGGTCATAGTCTTCATTTTCTGAATAGTCATCTAAAACTTCATCTAAAATTTATGAGTCATAAGACAATTAACCATTCATGACTTAGGAGATTTGAtttagaagaataaaaaaaaggaatagcCGGATTGAGTTCATGGATTCAACTTAACCTAGGTATCCATAGAGCAATAAATGATTTTTATATCCGAAACGCATTAGAAAAGAAGGGAAATCTAcgagaaaaaaaatcattatataaATGAGAAAAGCCTCCAAGGTCCCATCCCCAAAATGCTAGGATGCTTTGTATTTGTCGCAGGAGCTCGAGCGTCCCAATGTCACTTGATGGAGCCAGCCGTGTTTCATTGCGCGGTGGTCGAAATGGTATAGAGTTAACACGGGATTGTCAAGTATCGTTGCCAGAATGCGGAGGTAGAGGCGCTCTAGCACGTCGCTGTGCACTTGAAGTATTTGCTCCCGTATCTCGCGTTCTATCCGTGTGCTAAAAACAAAGTAGTTAGTACATCAACCAATTTTTTTCAGTATTCCCACAAATTATATTGAGTAAAAGTCTACCCTAAAAGGCAAATGAACATTTGAAATAAGTGGTACATTAAATAACTCACCGGAGTAGCGTGAGTTTGACTATTAGGGACAGCTGCAGTTTCGGATGCAGTACTAACGGTGTACTGAGGTTTCCTTGGCATTTGATTATTCCTTTACACAACACAAGGAcattagacaattagcaagagAACAACAATGTAAAATTCAATAGTGCACAAtgattatatcaattatatgAATCAAGTTTCAAATAATATAGTACACTATTTAACAATTTTGTTGTCTGAAtagtaataaataaatgaaattaattaatcaagaaaAGTCTGGTATCAACTTTTAAAGGTGCTAATATAGGAGACAAACTTGGTGGTGTTAAAGATGAcaagacaataattttttatcccCAACAAACACTTCTCTAAGTGATGTGAGAAATTAATGTAACTGCGACCTTGATTAAATCAAAGCAAAGCGAGCATTACAGAAGTTGTTAAATAGAATCATATGACCTCTAAATATCTATCACATTAAATTTTTCCTAAACAAGTCATTTCCAGTTTTGAGGTTTTAATCCAAAGATTGGGGTAAGATACAGTGAATATTGATACTTATTCAACCTTTATATAGCAACAATTTTTAGAAGTAAatctaattaattttgtaaatgTTTGAATGCAAAGTAACTGGGCTATCTTGCAAGTAAAGTAGCAGATCATCAATGACTAAAGGGAGAAAAATTAAGTATCAGAACATGTGGGGCATTGCAATTTCAGCTTCAGAcagtaaaattgtaaaaattttaactcaaatatatacatacattagatctaaaaattttaacactaaaaacACTACATGAGATCTCAAATATTTTGACACTAAAGACACTAAAGCATGAATGGTGAATGACTCATTATTAATTtcattacatattatatatacagGGATTATTTCTTCCTTCATGCCCATACTACGTACCTTTATGGCCTGTGGGATAAAGTTCACGTTCAAGTTCTGATGAGAGCTCCTAAAATCAACAGCCTGCAAATCAGATAGACACTCAATAATTGATATGTTTCTATTTTGAATCAATGATTGATAGGtgttttagtaaaataaaaccGTTTTAGATAAGGATAAATTTgagaatatattattataaattaataatataaactaATCTTATTTATACTCTGCCTTAGCTTATATATGCATATGCTTGAGTTTCATTCTTCTTGTGATCCAAGCTTctgtaaacaaataaaattgattttgctgTTCAGGCAGATGAAAAAAGTTTATTGTTTCTTCCACAATATCAACTGTTATAAAATAGGAAATGTGTATACAGAAAGTGAAActtgtattatttaattataaaaatttgtagaATTAAACTATAGATTTCGCACCCTCTCCAACTTAAATTTCTGTTTCCATTCAGCGGCCTCAGCTTGAGCAGAAGCTTTTCCTTCAGCTACTTGCCTTAAGGCCTTCGCAACGGCTAGAAGGAGTTTAAGATAAATAAGTGGGGTTGGTTGATGGATACCTGTTGATGGCCGCCGTAGATAGACAAATAGAGAAGAGGTAAAAGTAAATAAGCCTTAGTAATAAAGTGGGTGAGTAtgtaaaaatctcaaaaaccaaAATCCTATTTGTGGTAGCAGCTCAACTAAAGTGAGTTCAGTTTTGCATAAATTTTATTCGTAAGttagaaatttgaaatttgaaaaatactttTTGTTGATATTTTGCATAGTCTACCACTTTTTGGACCTCAAATAAGATTcactaaagaaaaataagttaattttttaacaaaatttatacataaattcaAGGATTAAAAAATGTAAGAAACTATGTCAAAAAATGTTGTACCATTCACTGTTGAAGCTCTTAAATAAAGATTAATTTACACCCTCATAATACCTTGCTCTCTCTGTTCTAATGCAAAATAAGATGAATTCAATATGTAatgtaaaatagttttataagTATATTCAATTACATAAcattaaattagtaaaaaaaaaatttgttcctAACCCCATAAAATCCCATCTAGTATTTGTTCCGAATATGATAGAGCAACTGCAGATCTAAAATCTAAATTGTTTGATAAAGATAGATATTAATGCTGACTTGATTTGGTTCAAAGAAAAGTATGTCATCTTAGGAGAAATAAATGCTTACCAAGTAATGGTTGAATCCAATTTCGTGTATTTGCAAGGTCTTTGTAATTCTTCAAAAATGTATCAtagtaactaaataaaataaataaataaaacttatTAATATGACTTGGATTCTCTACCTAATACCTGACTCAACACAAATAAAtatggaaataaaataaaataaaaaacactaaGAGATGCTTAATAATATGAGTCTAAATATATGCAATGAAAACTTTGTTATGATGATTAAAGGACTTGGAAAAACTAACTGAATTCAATTCATCTTCACGTACAAATTAAATGCTTATCTTTGTTCTTTGgaactatgttgcaggaataataaaaacaaaatcaaagagaaaatgcaaaagtaaattaaaatctATTACATAGGAGAAATCATCATCAACCTAAGCATGAAATGCAGAAAGATAGAAACAACATGAATTAAATACATTAAGaacgaaaaaggaaaaatgaagaaaaattcATTGACCTTAGGTGACTGAGTAGAAAATATAGAGCCAAAAATCACTGTTTCAAAATCACTTCAACCCTTTAACTAAATTTAAGAGCATTCTTCTCAATGATTAAAAAGACATGATTATTGTGCAGAGGAATAAGATCAGTATTCGTGAAAAAATTATACGAAATAAGAATTATAAAGTGACTCAGGATGACGTAGAGTAGGTTAAGAAGACGGGAGATAGTGACTGCTAAAATATTGGGTGGTTTTTTGAAATCCTAAAAACTTCATCACAATCAGATTTTTCGCCGTTTACTTAACTAGcttatttgatttcaaatttaaaattttaagttaccGGATTTGAGTAGCCCGTTTCTTCTTCTAATTAATTTAaccttttatataattaattttccttttatttaattattcgtAACTAAAGAAATGCCTTCTGTTCAAAAAGTGACCGTAAATCTGGTGAATGATGGCAAAttcgttttttctttttcttatcttcaaaacaaacttgattattagttatattttaaaagtGTTTGGTCGTCTATATAATAACATATTTCATCCCATATAATTGTAAACTCAGTATCTccactcttcttcttttcaaatGTTGGGAGCCAACACCAGTCTTCTATGAGTTTCATCAATTTCCAACTACACATTCATCCAGGTACCACCATTTTCAGTCTTAAATACTAATCTCTTCTCCAATTTTTAAACTCAAATTTTCATTGTTCTTAATTTTTCAAGTAAGTAAAAATCTCCGTAATAGagtttttaaactaattttttcatTCGTATGACTATGGTTGTTTTATCCTATTAGCTccgtttttgtttttaaaaataattgctATGCTCCAAACTAAATCTTTTAACTTTATCGCGTGAAACACTTTAGATATTAATTGCTtcacttaattttttaaagaggTTTCTAAAATCTCTCCTATACAATAAGAAAACTccaaagtttttaattttatcgcATCGTGTTAGAGTTTTTATATTACATCAAACAATATAAATAAGCATTATATAAtctgcaattatttttgttatctcTAACAAATCTAAGTTGTTTATCTCCCACATCAAAACCGGAACAATCAACAACAATCTCTgcaacaaataaataagaaagatcTTTATTCCTTTTACACACAATCATTTTACCTCTCTTATAGTGTAACTTTTTCCTATACAttcaaatttgtattttaaatatgcaataatttacaaaataaattggttttaatttataaattaattacattcatattaaattaattacaattttaaataagatTTAATAATACTAACAAGTAATAACAACAGTAACAAGAAGTCCTCCAAATTTCTGTAATTAAGGAGAGGCATTATTATAAAAGATACCGAAATAAAACACAATAAATAAAGTAGGGGACTCAAAATgattttcaaatataaaaatagttttacataatataaaattatgactttgattttagtttgatttttgaagtattattaaaatttatagtcATCAATTACAaatatcataatcatcatcatataATTTATCTTTGTACAAAGCTCCTAGCATTATTATACTTAAAGCCACCGATTAAGCTTTCATATGTCCTCcatccaaaaaataataataattttaagagACAGTgaactaatttatttattatggaCTAATTTAGATATCAGTAAAGAATTCCTTAGTGCACAAGCCTAATggctttatttcttttattttattgaatccAAATTACAGACATGGTACAACAAGGCACCAGGCTTAGCGTATCACTAACAAAGAGTTACATAAAcattaaatatcaaaataaagcaTGCATAGTCAgttaaataaacaaagaaaaattagcGCAATAAACAACCattattattaaacaaaattcaCAATTCAGTTCAGTAATTTCTAGCTCAATCACAGCTCAGAAAATTAACATATCAGTAAATCAAATTTTAGTATATCAGAGACATGCATCATAACTTCACACACATCACAGCATAGAGCttcatagaataaaaaaaaatttaataataccCATTACGGATACAGAGACATGCAACACCACAACAGTTATTCAGCAAGCTAATCAAACTttcatatctttaaaaaaatacctGGAAGCTCGAAGATTCCGTCAACGTTGATGGAGGGGAGACAGATCTACCGAGTGACCAAGGCAAGTAGCAGTGTTGGAGCACCTTCGGAACGAGTAACAAACAGAGCAAGCGACAGCGTGGGTGTGCGAGGGAGGCTTTGCGGTTACCACGGTGGCTGCTTAATGGAAGGGAAGGAGGGTTGCGATGGAGGGGAAGGGAGCGACCTGAGGAACGACGGTGGCGGCACACGGATATGCCAGGAGGCAGGTGACGGACGACACGCTGGAGGAGATTGGGCAGAGCcctttgataaaccactattttatggtttatcttgtgcttaattgagtggattttatcaactctttacccacttattcatatgatttgcatgttttatattttccttcctgattctgtgctatgattgaaaacatgcttctttggcttttatttccttttatttaatcctctcttattaccattagatgccttgatatgtgtgttaagtgatttcaggaattacaggacaggaatggcttagaggatggaaatgaagcatgcaaaagtggaaggaatacaagaaagttgaaggaactgaaaGGCTGTCAGCCTGAtcctctcgcactaaaatggtcataacttgagctacagaggtccaaacgacgcggttctaattgcgttggaaagctaacgtccggggcttcgatttgatatataatatgtcaTAGTTGCCCTGAAGCTAGGTGACGCaaacgcgtcatccacgcggacgcgtcgcagttacgaaaatcagcgtggcagatttcttctccagcgatttctgggctgttttcgacccagtttgcggcccagaaaacacatattagaggctataaagtgagaGAGTCCATTCATTCACaatcatgctctcataattcataattttagttttagatgtagtttttagagagagatgttctctcctctctcttaggattaggattagaattaggaattcatct from Arachis duranensis cultivar V14167 chromosome 4, aradu.V14167.gnm2.J7QH, whole genome shotgun sequence encodes:
- the LOC127746614 gene encoding uncharacterized protein LOC127746614 encodes the protein MPRKPQYTVSTASETAAVPNSQTHATPHTDRTRDTGANTSSAQRRARAPLPPHSDEVLDDYSENEDYDPEADEVESFDDHVDDLFAAHEVERQENDVTSCMELTIKEALALLLGKKIVLNHNGELQQVGQAAGLLSRFLGTLGSDFQQLPICEKSWKAMSKTSKEHAFDQVKRVFHYEDNGRGRIKQGIVQRIGRSWKNARNHLFHKVYDEELTFEQNIKRKPPGIEANHWKKFIQYRLDEDTQEKCRKMPLIIQSNCTHIPKGRPIGRGEGWTMSHKKRMKAIEHIESQDPSSKEFSQNDSLAQVFGKEHLGRVCGLGFGPCLSQCFRNILQQSDYGVQIKEYQMKIVKLKAEAAELKVVAAE